The DNA segment CTAGAAGATGTTCAACTGCTGTTCTGCCAAGCCTGTGGTAATCAAGAATAACAGTGGTCAGTCTAGGCATAATATGCATACCAACTGGCAATCCATCACATCCAGCTACAGCAATATCAGATGGAATATTTATCTTGCGTTCATGCAGTACACGAATTACACCACATGCCATCTCATCATTCGTAAATACCGCATCAAACTTAATTCCTTTATCAATAATCGAAGAGATCCTCTCATATGCAGCTTGTGTGGTAAAATCAGTCTCTAAAATAAGACTCTCATCAACTGCAATGCTGGATTGTCTGAGTATTTCTCTGTATCCTTGCTCAATTTCACGAGAA comes from the bacterium genome and includes:
- a CDS encoding substrate-binding domain-containing protein, coding for SREIEQGYREILRQSSIAVDESLILETDFTTQAAYERISSIIDKGIKFDAVFTNDEMACGVIRVLHERKINIPSDIAVAGCDGLPVGMHIMPRLTTVILDYHRLGRTAVEHLLDNREKTSSPCRIKLVPVLEVRESTVNNQKERQNGVS